A genomic stretch from Burkholderia pyrrocinia includes:
- a CDS encoding DUF1840 domain-containing protein: protein MITFKSKAAQDLDVLKDFAVYVLGLVGKQLGERGVITHDELDHAIAKLEGAVAQAKQARAEHAGHFHEDEADHAHHEVPPSLAQRVAPFLTMLREAKAGEADVHWGF, encoded by the coding sequence ATGATTACGTTCAAGAGCAAGGCGGCACAGGATCTCGACGTGCTGAAGGATTTCGCGGTGTATGTGCTGGGCCTCGTCGGCAAGCAGCTGGGCGAGCGCGGTGTGATTACGCACGACGAGCTGGACCACGCGATCGCGAAGCTGGAAGGCGCAGTCGCGCAGGCGAAGCAGGCGCGCGCCGAGCACGCCGGCCATTTCCACGAGGACGAAGCCGATCACGCGCACCATGAAGTGCCGCCGAGCCTGGCCCAGCGCGTCGCGCCGTTCCTCACGATGCTGCGCGAGGCGAAAGCCGGCGAAGCCGACGTGCACTGGGGCTTCTGA
- a CDS encoding fumarylacetoacetate hydrolase family protein: MKLASLKDGTRDGQLIVVSRDLHTAAIADAIAPTLQRVLDDWAFYAPQLRDLSDALNHGRARNAFPFDPANCMAPLPRAFQWADGSAYVNHVELVRRARGAEMPPEFWTDPLMYQGGSDDFLGPRDDVVCPSEEWGIDFEAEVAVITGDVPMSASPDDALKAVRLVTLVNDVSLRNLIPAELAKGFGFFQSKPATAFAPVAVTPDELDEWREGRVHRPMIVHWNGKKVGQPDAGTDMVFHFGQLVAHAAKTRNLRAGSIVGSGTVSNKDAKRGYCCIAEKRCLETIEHGAPQTEFMRYGDTVRIEMFDAAGKSIFGAIEQSVAPPDGAA; this comes from the coding sequence ATGAAACTTGCTTCGCTGAAGGACGGCACGCGCGACGGCCAGCTGATCGTCGTGTCGCGCGACCTGCACACCGCGGCGATCGCCGACGCGATCGCGCCGACGCTGCAGCGCGTCCTCGACGACTGGGCGTTCTACGCGCCGCAGCTGCGCGACCTGTCCGACGCGCTGAACCACGGCCGCGCGCGCAACGCGTTCCCGTTCGATCCGGCCAACTGCATGGCGCCGCTGCCGCGCGCGTTCCAGTGGGCCGACGGCTCCGCGTACGTGAACCACGTCGAGCTCGTGCGCCGCGCGCGCGGCGCGGAGATGCCGCCCGAGTTCTGGACCGATCCGCTGATGTACCAGGGCGGCAGCGACGATTTCCTGGGGCCCCGCGACGACGTCGTGTGTCCGTCCGAGGAATGGGGCATCGATTTCGAGGCGGAAGTCGCGGTGATCACCGGCGACGTGCCGATGAGCGCCTCGCCCGACGACGCGCTGAAGGCCGTGCGGCTCGTCACGCTCGTGAACGACGTGTCGCTGCGCAACCTGATTCCGGCCGAGCTCGCGAAGGGCTTCGGTTTCTTCCAGAGCAAGCCGGCCACCGCGTTCGCGCCGGTCGCCGTGACGCCGGACGAGCTCGACGAATGGCGCGAAGGCCGCGTGCACCGGCCGATGATCGTCCACTGGAACGGCAAGAAGGTCGGCCAGCCCGATGCGGGCACCGACATGGTGTTCCACTTCGGTCAGCTGGTCGCGCACGCGGCGAAGACGCGCAACCTGCGTGCCGGTTCGATCGTCGGTTCGGGCACGGTATCGAACAAGGATGCGAAGCGCGGCTATTGCTGCATCGCCGAGAAGCGCTGCCTCGAGACGATCGAGCACGGCGCGCCGCAGACCGAATTCATGCGCTACGGCGACACCGTGCGCATCGAGATGTTCGATGCGGCCGGCAAGTCGATCTTCGGCGCGATCGAGCAATCGGTCGCACCGCCCGACGGCGCGGCGTAA
- the argS gene encoding arginine--tRNA ligase, which yields MLPAHKQTLEALLADSVKQVAHALKGADAAFVAPAITLERPKVAAHGDVACNVAMQLAKPLGANPRQLAEQIVAALTAQPAAQGLVEAAEIAGPGFINLRLSAAAKQAVIAAVFDQGRAFGTSDREKGKQVLLEFVSANPTGPLHVGHGRQAALGDVLANVIASQGYAVHREFYYNDAGVQIGNLAISTQARARGLKPGDAGWPEAAYNGEYIADIARDYLNGETVAASDGEPVKGAGDVEDLDAIRKFAVTYLRREQDMDLQAFGVKFDQYYLESSLYSEGRVEKTVDALIKAGMTYEQDGALWLRTTDEGDDKDRVMRKSDGTYTYFVPDVAYHVTKWERGFTKVINIQGSDHHGTIARVRAGLQGLHIGIPKGYPDYVLHKMVTVMRDGQEVKISKRAGSYVTVRDLIEWSGGAAAGQEAAPDLIDEATITRGRDAVRFFLISRKADTEFVFDIDLALKQNDENPVYYVQYAHARICSVLNELKSRYNVDAAQLPGADLSQLTSAQAASLMQKLAEYPDMLTHAANELAPHAVAFYLRDLAGEFHSFYNAERVLVDDEAPRNARAALLAATRQVLENGLAVLGVSAPAKM from the coding sequence ATGCTGCCAGCACACAAACAGACCCTCGAAGCCCTGCTCGCGGATAGCGTCAAGCAGGTCGCACACGCGCTGAAAGGCGCCGACGCAGCGTTCGTCGCCCCGGCCATCACGCTGGAGCGCCCGAAGGTCGCCGCGCACGGCGACGTCGCGTGCAACGTCGCGATGCAGCTCGCCAAGCCGCTCGGCGCGAACCCGCGCCAGCTCGCCGAGCAGATCGTCGCCGCGCTCACCGCGCAGCCGGCCGCGCAAGGGCTCGTCGAAGCCGCCGAAATCGCCGGCCCCGGCTTCATCAACCTGCGCCTGTCGGCCGCCGCGAAGCAGGCGGTGATCGCCGCCGTGTTCGACCAGGGCCGCGCGTTCGGCACGTCGGATCGCGAGAAAGGCAAGCAGGTGCTGCTCGAATTCGTGTCGGCGAACCCGACCGGCCCGCTGCACGTCGGCCACGGCCGCCAGGCCGCGCTCGGCGACGTGCTCGCGAACGTGATCGCGAGCCAGGGCTACGCGGTGCACCGCGAGTTCTACTACAACGACGCGGGCGTGCAGATCGGCAACCTCGCGATCTCGACGCAGGCGCGCGCGCGCGGCCTGAAGCCGGGCGACGCGGGCTGGCCGGAAGCCGCGTACAACGGCGAATACATCGCCGACATCGCACGCGACTACCTGAACGGCGAAACGGTCGCCGCGTCGGACGGCGAGCCCGTCAAGGGCGCGGGCGACGTCGAGGATCTCGACGCGATCCGCAAGTTCGCGGTCACGTACCTGCGTCGCGAGCAGGACATGGACCTGCAGGCGTTCGGCGTGAAGTTCGACCAGTACTACCTCGAATCGTCGCTGTACAGCGAAGGCCGCGTCGAGAAGACGGTCGACGCGCTGATCAAGGCCGGCATGACCTACGAGCAGGACGGTGCGCTGTGGCTGCGCACGACCGACGAAGGCGACGACAAGGATCGCGTGATGCGCAAGTCGGACGGCACGTACACGTACTTCGTGCCGGACGTCGCGTACCACGTGACGAAGTGGGAGCGCGGCTTCACGAAGGTGATCAACATCCAGGGCTCGGACCACCACGGCACGATCGCGCGCGTGCGCGCGGGCCTGCAGGGGCTGCACATCGGGATCCCGAAGGGCTATCCCGACTACGTGCTGCACAAGATGGTCACCGTGATGCGCGACGGCCAGGAAGTGAAGATCTCGAAGCGCGCGGGCAGCTACGTGACGGTGCGCGACCTGATCGAATGGTCGGGCGGCGCGGCGGCGGGCCAGGAAGCGGCGCCCGACCTGATCGACGAGGCGACCATCACGCGCGGCCGCGACGCGGTGCGCTTCTTCCTGATCTCGCGCAAGGCCGATACCGAGTTCGTGTTCGACATCGACCTCGCGCTGAAACAGAACGACGAGAACCCGGTCTATTACGTCCAGTACGCACATGCGCGGATCTGCTCGGTGCTCAACGAATTGAAGTCGCGCTACAACGTCGACGCCGCGCAACTGCCGGGCGCCGACCTGTCGCAACTGACGAGCGCGCAGGCCGCATCGCTGATGCAGAAGCTCGCCGAGTATCCGGACATGCTCACGCACGCGGCGAACGAGCTGGCGCCGCACGCGGTCGCGTTCTACCTGCGCGATCTCGCTGGCGAATTCCACTCGTTCTACAATGCGGAGCGCGTGCTGGTCGACGATGAAGCGCCGCGCAACGCGCGCGCCGCGCTCCTCGCCGCGACCCGGCAGGTGCTCGAGAACGGTCTGGCGGTGCTCGGCGTGTCCGCGCCCGCCAAGATGTAA
- a CDS encoding IclR family transcriptional regulator: MPASPLPDDDLADSDTDDAASGEHGEKVRSGIQSIEVGFRLLDVLTSEPRAMMLRDLAQRAGMSPAKAHRYLVSFSRLGVVSQDPVSGRYELGGFALQMGLARLARVDGVKLARIALTEFRDRLDQTVGIAVWGNQGPTIVHWMESSHPAKASLKLGDVMPLLGSATGLLFAAYLPRSKTAAMLERELADTRRSPHHGGPRTLDEVDAVLADVREHEAARVEGMLLPTIHAFCMPVFDAVGELALAIVALGQEGSFDIAWGGEIDTALRACARKLSYELGYSPDARDA; the protein is encoded by the coding sequence ATGCCCGCCAGCCCGCTTCCCGACGACGATCTCGCCGACTCCGACACCGACGACGCCGCTTCCGGCGAGCACGGCGAGAAGGTCCGTTCCGGCATCCAGTCGATCGAGGTCGGCTTCCGCCTGCTCGACGTGCTGACGAGCGAGCCGCGCGCGATGATGCTGCGCGACCTCGCGCAGCGCGCGGGCATGAGTCCTGCGAAGGCGCACCGCTACCTGGTCAGCTTTTCGCGGCTCGGTGTCGTATCTCAGGATCCCGTGTCGGGCCGCTACGAACTCGGCGGCTTCGCGCTGCAGATGGGGCTCGCGCGGCTCGCGCGCGTCGACGGCGTGAAGCTCGCGCGGATCGCGCTGACCGAGTTCCGCGACCGCCTCGACCAGACGGTCGGCATCGCGGTGTGGGGCAACCAGGGGCCGACGATCGTGCACTGGATGGAATCGAGCCATCCGGCGAAGGCGTCGCTGAAGCTCGGCGACGTGATGCCGCTGCTCGGCTCAGCGACCGGGCTGCTGTTCGCCGCGTACCTGCCGCGCAGCAAGACCGCCGCGATGCTCGAGCGCGAACTCGCCGATACGCGCCGCTCGCCGCATCACGGCGGCCCGCGCACGCTCGACGAGGTCGACGCGGTGCTGGCCGACGTGCGCGAGCACGAGGCCGCGCGCGTCGAAGGGATGCTGCTGCCGACGATCCACGCGTTCTGCATGCCCGTGTTCGACGCGGTCGGCGAGCTCGCGCTCGCGATCGTCGCGCTCGGCCAGGAAGGCTCGTTCGATATCGCGTGGGGCGGCGAGATCGACACCGCGCTGCGCGCGTGCGCGCGGAAACTGTCTTACGAACTCGGCTATAGTCCCGACGCACGCGACGCCTGA
- a CDS encoding BTH_I0359 family protein, with amino-acid sequence MQMIYNSPNYCVVEFAPQAGHHLMNAGGYEIVDKNAQREIFIDGELAERFRAHVKQLIEDEPSLDEVDEFLGQFDSLMMMPVVLH; translated from the coding sequence ATGCAAATGATCTACAACAGCCCCAACTACTGCGTCGTCGAATTTGCGCCGCAGGCCGGCCATCATCTGATGAATGCCGGCGGATACGAAATCGTCGACAAGAACGCGCAGCGCGAGATCTTCATCGACGGCGAACTTGCCGAACGCTTTCGAGCGCACGTGAAGCAACTGATCGAGGATGAACCGTCGCTCGACGAAGTCGACGAATTCCTCGGGCAATTCGACAGCCTGATGATGATGCCCGTCGTGCTGCACTGA
- a CDS encoding SPOR domain-containing protein → MAQPRRTSKQSKQAGGTFLGIVLGLIVGLAIAVVVALYITRSPSPFVSKVAPPPADNGASQPQQFDPNRALQGKTPGQPVPQAAQPAPPNTAPGQAANQTQGGLLPEPQIVEVPPSANGSSGSNNTGSSSNTTASNNTSSGNGVAVAPKPADTTPPKKTPPPQQQQQAGEDDLARFAAQKQAQQAAAQKQQQQQQAANTPKPTSSATAAAAAKPPTANDANTGYFLQVGAYKTEGDAEQQRARLGFQGFESKVSKRDVSGVTYFRVRVGPFSKFEDMNSARQRLSDAGVDTAVIRFTKQ, encoded by the coding sequence ATGGCACAACCACGCCGCACTTCGAAACAATCGAAACAAGCCGGAGGGACATTTCTTGGAATCGTGCTGGGCCTGATCGTCGGCCTGGCGATCGCCGTGGTGGTGGCGCTCTACATCACGCGTTCGCCGTCGCCGTTCGTGTCGAAGGTCGCGCCGCCGCCGGCCGACAACGGCGCGAGCCAGCCGCAGCAGTTCGACCCGAACCGCGCGCTGCAGGGCAAGACGCCCGGCCAGCCGGTGCCGCAGGCCGCGCAGCCCGCGCCGCCCAACACCGCGCCCGGCCAGGCCGCGAACCAGACCCAGGGCGGCCTGTTGCCCGAGCCGCAGATCGTCGAAGTGCCGCCGTCGGCCAACGGGTCGAGCGGCTCGAACAACACCGGCAGCTCGAGCAACACGACCGCGTCGAACAATACGTCGTCGGGTAACGGCGTCGCCGTCGCGCCGAAGCCGGCCGACACCACGCCGCCGAAGAAGACGCCGCCGCCGCAACAGCAACAGCAGGCCGGCGAGGACGACCTCGCGCGCTTCGCCGCGCAGAAGCAGGCGCAGCAGGCCGCCGCGCAAAAGCAGCAGCAACAGCAGCAGGCCGCGAACACGCCGAAGCCGACGTCGTCGGCCACCGCCGCCGCGGCAGCGAAGCCGCCGACCGCGAACGACGCGAATACCGGCTACTTCCTGCAGGTCGGCGCGTACAAGACGGAAGGCGACGCCGAGCAGCAGCGCGCGCGCCTCGGCTTCCAGGGCTTCGAGTCGAAGGTGTCGAAGCGCGATGTCAGCGGCGTGACCTATTTCCGCGTGCGCGTCGGCCCGTTCTCGAAGTTCGAGGATATGAACTCGGCCCGTCAGCGCTTGTCCGATGCAGGTGTCGACACGGCGGTGATCCGCTTCACGAAGCAGTAG
- a CDS encoding DUF3108 domain-containing protein, producing MPMQPADIRPRHALPRRWLRVGVALVVVLVLHALAAIWLMRNRESFTPPAPAEVPVQIELLKPQPIERQPAPPAPKPVEHPAAPAPAAPKAAAPKPAPSPEPVLTSTQTAEHGEPPPAAASAASGVPDASDAHAASAAGAGSAATPGPAASGVKFAAPPSGDLQYDTFYNGMQNMIGTIHWRTDGHTYDLSVSMPVPFVGPFAYRSEGRIDAFGVAPDRYVEKRGKRPEDIAIFNREIRQVVFTRTPNNAPLPDGVQDRFSMLMQLSGLLRGNPSAYKPGVTQQFFVIDNNSGETWPITVIGDEQVQTQAGIIDARHFMRLPRRDGDTRRIDMWLAPSLGWLPARLVQSEPNGAQIELLWHGRLAAPATPSDAAPAGGATSAPADAATPEASAASSAPPTEPAQPAPPATVQPPAQPAAPPASSPVTQ from the coding sequence ATGCCCATGCAGCCTGCCGACATCCGCCCGCGTCACGCCCTGCCCCGCCGCTGGCTGCGCGTGGGCGTCGCGCTCGTCGTCGTGCTGGTGCTGCACGCGCTCGCCGCGATCTGGCTGATGCGCAATCGCGAATCGTTCACGCCGCCGGCACCCGCCGAGGTCCCCGTGCAGATCGAGCTGCTGAAGCCGCAACCGATCGAGCGCCAGCCCGCGCCGCCTGCGCCGAAGCCGGTCGAGCATCCGGCCGCCCCCGCACCGGCCGCGCCGAAGGCCGCCGCACCGAAGCCCGCACCGTCGCCCGAGCCGGTCCTCACGTCGACGCAGACGGCCGAGCACGGCGAGCCGCCACCGGCTGCCGCCTCCGCGGCGAGCGGCGTGCCGGATGCATCGGACGCGCACGCCGCATCGGCCGCCGGCGCCGGCAGCGCCGCGACGCCGGGCCCCGCGGCCAGCGGCGTGAAGTTCGCCGCGCCGCCGTCCGGCGACCTGCAGTACGACACGTTCTACAACGGGATGCAGAACATGATCGGTACGATCCACTGGCGCACCGACGGGCACACCTACGACCTGTCGGTATCGATGCCGGTGCCGTTCGTCGGCCCGTTCGCCTATCGCAGCGAAGGCCGCATCGACGCATTCGGCGTTGCGCCCGACCGTTACGTCGAGAAGCGCGGCAAGCGGCCGGAAGACATCGCGATCTTCAACCGCGAGATCCGGCAGGTCGTGTTCACGCGCACGCCGAACAACGCGCCGCTACCCGACGGCGTGCAGGACCGCTTCAGCATGCTGATGCAGTTGTCGGGGCTCTTGCGCGGCAACCCGTCCGCCTACAAGCCGGGCGTCACGCAGCAGTTCTTCGTGATCGACAACAACAGCGGCGAGACCTGGCCGATCACGGTGATCGGCGACGAGCAGGTGCAGACGCAGGCCGGCATCATCGACGCGCGGCACTTCATGCGCCTGCCGCGCCGCGACGGCGACACGCGCCGCATCGACATGTGGCTCGCGCCGTCGCTCGGCTGGCTGCCCGCGCGGCTCGTGCAGAGCGAACCGAACGGCGCGCAGATCGAGCTGCTGTGGCACGGCCGGCTCGCGGCGCCTGCCACGCCGTCCGATGCCGCACCGGCAGGCGGCGCAACGAGCGCACCCGCCGACGCAGCGACGCCCGAAGCATCGGCCGCATCATCCGCACCGCCCACGGAACCGGCACAACCCGCGCCGCCTGCCACCGTGCAACCGCCCGCGCAACCGGCTGCACCGCCGGCGTCGTCGCCTGTCACACAGTGA
- the metH gene encoding methionine synthase → MTDHMMRLAGLEPFNVTSGTLFINVGERTNVTGSKAFARMILNGQFDEALAVARQQVENGAQVIDINMDEAMLDSKAAMVRFLNLIASEPDIARVPIMIDSSKWDVIEAGLKCVQGKAIVNSISLKEGEEAFRRHANLIRRYGAAAVVMAFDEKGQADTYERKTEICKRSYDFLVNEVGFPPEDIIFDPNIFAVATGIEEHNNYAVDFIEATRWIKQNLPYAKVSGGVSNVSFSFRGNDPVREAIHTVFLYHAIQAGMDMGIVNAGQLGVYAELDAELRERVEDVILNRRADSTDRLLEIADKFKAGGAKKEENLEWRNQPVEKRLSHALVHGITTFIVEDTEEVRAKIDAAGGRPINVIEGPLMDGMNIVGDLFGQGKMFLPQVVKSARVMKQAVAHLIPFIEEEKRLLAEAGGDVRAKGKIVIATVKGDVHDIGKNIVSVVLQCNNFEVVNMGVMVPCNEILAKAKVEGADIIGLSGLITPSLEEMAYVASEMQRDDYFRVKKIPLLIGGATTSRVHTAVKIAPHYEGPVVYVPDASRSVSVASSLLSDEGAAKYLDELKSDYERIRDQHANRKAQPMVTLAEARANKTKVDWAGYTPVKPKFIGRRVFKNYDLNELANYIDWGPFFQTWDLAGPYPAILNDEIVGESARRVFSDAKSMLARLIQGRWLSANGVIALLPANTVNDDDIEIYSDESRSEVLLTWRNLRQQSVRPVVDGVMRPNRSLADFIAPKESGVADYIGMFAVTAGLGVDVKEKQFEADHDDYSAIMLKALADRFAEAFAEAMHARVRRELWGYASGETLDNDALIAEKYAGIRPAPGYPACPDHLVKRDMFDVLHADEIGMSVTDSLAMLPAASVSGFYLAHPDSRYFSVGKIGQDQLEDYARRMALSLDDARRALAPQL, encoded by the coding sequence ATGACCGATCACATGATGCGCCTTGCCGGCCTCGAGCCGTTCAACGTCACGTCCGGAACGCTCTTCATCAACGTCGGTGAACGCACCAACGTCACCGGCTCGAAGGCGTTCGCGCGAATGATCCTCAACGGCCAGTTCGACGAGGCGCTCGCCGTCGCGCGCCAGCAGGTCGAGAACGGCGCGCAGGTGATCGACATCAACATGGACGAGGCGATGCTCGATTCGAAGGCGGCGATGGTGCGCTTCCTGAACCTGATCGCGTCGGAGCCGGACATCGCGCGCGTGCCGATCATGATCGACTCGTCGAAGTGGGACGTGATCGAAGCCGGCCTCAAGTGCGTGCAGGGCAAGGCGATCGTGAACTCGATCTCGCTGAAGGAAGGCGAGGAAGCGTTCCGCCGCCACGCGAACCTGATCCGCCGCTACGGCGCGGCAGCCGTCGTGATGGCGTTCGACGAGAAGGGCCAGGCCGATACGTACGAGCGCAAGACCGAGATCTGCAAGCGCTCGTACGACTTCCTCGTGAACGAAGTCGGCTTCCCGCCGGAAGACATCATCTTCGACCCGAACATCTTCGCGGTCGCGACCGGCATCGAGGAGCACAACAACTACGCGGTCGACTTCATCGAGGCGACCCGCTGGATCAAGCAGAACCTGCCGTACGCGAAGGTGAGCGGCGGCGTGTCGAACGTGTCGTTCTCGTTCCGCGGCAACGACCCGGTGCGCGAGGCGATCCACACCGTGTTCCTGTATCACGCGATCCAGGCCGGCATGGACATGGGCATCGTCAACGCCGGCCAGCTCGGCGTGTATGCCGAGCTCGACGCCGAGCTGCGCGAGCGCGTCGAGGACGTGATCCTGAACCGCCGCGCCGATTCCACCGACCGCCTGCTCGAGATCGCCGACAAGTTCAAGGCGGGCGGCGCGAAGAAGGAAGAGAACCTCGAGTGGCGCAACCAGCCGGTCGAGAAACGGCTCTCGCATGCGCTCGTGCACGGCATCACGACCTTCATCGTCGAGGACACCGAAGAAGTGCGCGCGAAGATCGACGCGGCCGGCGGTCGCCCGATCAACGTGATCGAAGGCCCGCTGATGGACGGGATGAACATCGTCGGCGACCTGTTCGGCCAGGGCAAGATGTTCCTGCCGCAGGTCGTGAAATCGGCGCGCGTGATGAAGCAGGCGGTCGCGCACCTGATCCCGTTCATCGAGGAAGAAAAGCGCCTGCTCGCGGAAGCGGGCGGCGACGTGCGCGCGAAGGGCAAGATCGTCATCGCGACCGTGAAGGGCGACGTGCACGACATCGGCAAGAACATCGTGTCGGTCGTGCTCCAGTGCAACAACTTCGAAGTGGTCAACATGGGCGTGATGGTCCCGTGCAACGAGATCCTCGCGAAAGCGAAGGTCGAGGGCGCGGACATCATCGGGCTGTCGGGCCTCATCACGCCGAGCCTCGAGGAAATGGCGTACGTCGCGTCCGAAATGCAGCGCGACGACTACTTCCGCGTGAAGAAGATCCCGCTGCTGATCGGCGGCGCGACCACGTCGCGCGTGCACACGGCCGTGAAGATCGCGCCGCACTACGAGGGCCCGGTCGTCTACGTGCCCGATGCGTCGCGTTCGGTGTCGGTCGCGTCGAGCCTGCTGTCCGACGAAGGCGCGGCGAAGTATCTCGACGAGCTGAAGTCCGACTACGAGCGCATCCGCGACCAGCACGCGAACCGCAAGGCGCAGCCGATGGTCACGCTCGCCGAGGCGCGCGCGAACAAGACGAAGGTCGACTGGGCCGGTTACACGCCCGTGAAGCCGAAGTTCATCGGCCGCCGCGTGTTCAAGAACTACGACCTGAACGAACTCGCGAACTACATCGACTGGGGCCCGTTCTTCCAGACGTGGGACCTGGCAGGCCCGTACCCGGCGATCCTGAACGACGAGATCGTCGGCGAATCGGCGCGGCGCGTGTTCTCCGACGCGAAATCGATGCTCGCGCGCCTGATCCAGGGCCGCTGGCTGAGCGCGAACGGCGTGATCGCGCTGCTGCCGGCGAACACCGTCAACGACGACGACATCGAGATCTACAGCGACGAGTCGCGCTCGGAAGTGCTGCTCACGTGGCGCAACCTGCGCCAGCAGAGCGTGCGCCCGGTGGTGGACGGCGTGATGCGGCCGAACCGCTCGCTCGCCGACTTCATCGCGCCGAAGGAATCGGGCGTCGCCGACTACATCGGCATGTTCGCGGTGACGGCCGGCCTCGGCGTCGACGTGAAGGAAAAGCAGTTCGAAGCCGACCACGACGACTACAGCGCGATCATGCTGAAGGCGCTCGCCGACCGTTTCGCGGAAGCGTTCGCCGAGGCGATGCATGCGCGCGTGCGACGCGAGCTGTGGGGTTACGCGAGCGGCGAGACGCTCGACAACGACGCGCTGATCGCGGAAAAGTATGCGGGCATCCGCCCGGCGCCCGGCTACCCGGCCTGCCCCGACCACCTCGTGAAGCGCGACATGTTCGACGTGCTGCACGCGGACGAGATCGGCATGAGCGTGACCGACTCGCTGGCGATGCTGCCGGCCGCGAGCGTATCGGGCTTCTACCTCGCGCATCCGGACAGCCGCTATTTCTCGGTCGGCAAAATCGGGCAGGATCAGCTCGAGGACTACGCGCGGCGCATGGCGCTGTCGCTCGACGATGCGCGCCGCGCGCTCGCGCCGCAGCTCTGA
- a CDS encoding homocysteine S-methyltransferase family protein, translating into MSATPLAASVPLDAPYTRGAALPALLKSRILILDGAMGTMIQRYKLDEAAYRGERFKDFPRDIKGNNELLSLTQPQIIREIHDQYFAAGADIVETNTFGATTVAQADYGMEDLVVEMNVESAKLARESAAKYATPDKPRFVAGAIGPTPKTASISPDVNDPGARNVTFDELRDAYYQQAKALLDGGVDLFLVETIFDTLNAKAALFALDELFEDTGERLPIMISGTVTDASGRILSGQTVEAFWNSLRHAKPLTFGLNCALGAALMRPYIAELAKLCDTYVSCYPNAGLPNPMSDTGFDETPDVTSGLLKEFAQAGLVNLAGGCCGTTPEHIAEIAKALADVKPRRWPNQYSDNA; encoded by the coding sequence ATGTCTGCGACTCCTCTCGCCGCTTCCGTCCCGCTCGACGCGCCCTACACGCGCGGCGCCGCACTGCCCGCGCTGCTGAAATCGCGCATCCTGATCCTCGACGGCGCGATGGGCACGATGATCCAGCGCTACAAGCTCGACGAAGCCGCATATCGCGGCGAGCGCTTCAAGGATTTCCCGCGCGACATCAAGGGCAACAACGAGCTGCTGTCGCTCACGCAGCCGCAGATCATCCGCGAGATCCACGACCAGTACTTCGCGGCCGGTGCCGACATCGTCGAAACCAACACGTTCGGCGCGACGACGGTCGCGCAGGCCGACTACGGGATGGAAGATCTCGTCGTCGAGATGAACGTCGAATCGGCGAAGCTCGCGCGCGAATCGGCCGCGAAATACGCGACGCCCGACAAACCGCGCTTCGTCGCGGGCGCGATCGGGCCGACGCCGAAGACGGCAAGCATCTCGCCGGACGTCAACGATCCGGGCGCCCGCAACGTCACGTTCGACGAGCTGCGCGACGCGTACTACCAGCAGGCGAAGGCGCTGCTCGACGGCGGCGTCGACCTGTTCCTCGTCGAGACGATCTTCGACACGCTGAATGCAAAAGCCGCGCTGTTCGCGCTCGACGAGCTGTTCGAGGACACCGGCGAGCGCCTGCCGATCATGATCTCGGGCACCGTCACCGACGCGTCGGGCCGGATCCTGTCGGGCCAGACGGTCGAGGCGTTCTGGAATTCGCTGCGCCACGCGAAGCCGCTCACGTTCGGCCTGAACTGCGCGCTCGGCGCGGCGCTGATGCGCCCGTACATCGCCGAGCTCGCGAAGCTGTGCGACACCTACGTGTCGTGCTACCCGAACGCGGGCCTGCCGAACCCGATGAGCGACACCGGCTTCGACGAAACGCCGGACGTCACGTCGGGCCTGCTGAAGGAATTCGCGCAGGCCGGGCTCGTGAACCTCGCGGGCGGCTGCTGCGGCACGACGCCCGAGCACATCGCCGAGATCGCGAAGGCGCTCGCCGACGTGAAGCCGCGCCGCTGGCCGAACCAGTACAGCGACAACGCCTGA